One window of the Rosa rugosa chromosome 3, drRosRugo1.1, whole genome shotgun sequence genome contains the following:
- the LOC133737239 gene encoding uncharacterized protein LOC133737239 gives MDEDLRTFFSDRVSTIVDLLSFPGVWNSPLLSELFPAHIVQEILSIPLCPWNHEDRWIWASDKRGRFTVKSAYHIARDRILEDLTTPNPSAAQVLHFGVSCGKHQSQSGLAARSVPKWKKPPMGFVKLNVDAAFDQASGHSGLGGVFREHDGAFLHGFRHSITMLAIENNLAPLIVETDCLDLVSPLASAALDWSELGFLLEDLRALLHKALEARVLKVGRQANGVAHVLAQEAKNDDF, from the exons ATGGATGAGGATTTGAGAACTTTCTTCTCGGACAGAGTGTCTACTATAGTTGATCTTCTTAGTTTTCCAGGTGTGTGGAATTCTCCATTATTATCTGAGCTGTTTCCCGCTCATATTGTTCAGGAGATCCTCTCTATTCCCCTTTGTCCCTGGAATCATGAGGATAGGTGGATTTGGGCTAGCGATAAAAGAGGTCGGTTCACGGTTAAATCAGCCTATCATATTGCTCGAGATCGGATTCTTGAGGATTTAACCACACCTAACCCAAGTGCTGCCCAAGTGCTGCACTTTGGCGTCAGTTGTGGAAAGCACCAGTCCCAG TCGGGTTTGGCTGCTAGGTCGGTTCCCAAGTGGAAGAAACCTCCAATGGGCTTCGTAAAACTGAATGTTGATGCTGCCTTTGATCAAGCTTCTGGTCACTCGGGGTTAGGTGGGGTGTTTAGAGAACATGACGGGGCTTTTCTTCATGGGTTTCGGCACTCCATCACAATG CTGGCTATTGAGAATAATCTTGCTCCATTGATTGTGGAGACGGATTGCTTGGATCTGGTGTCACCATTAGCGTCTGCTGCACTAGATTGGTCGGAACTCGGATTCTTGCTAGAAGATTTGCGAGCTTTGTTGCATAAGGCTTTGGAAGCTCGTGTACTCAAGGTTGGAAGACAGGCTAATGGTGTGGCTCACGTCTTGGCTCAGGAAGCCAAGAATGATGATTTTTAG